One genomic segment of Thermovibrio guaymasensis includes these proteins:
- the groES gene encoding co-chaperone GroES, producing MKLKPLYDRVVVKKIEMEQKTAGGIILPDTAKEESQIGEVIAVGEGRLLENGEIRPLKVKEGDKVLFSKYAGNEVKIDGEELLVIREEDILAIVEE from the coding sequence ATGAAGTTAAAGCCACTTTATGACAGGGTAGTTGTAAAGAAGATTGAAATGGAGCAGAAAACTGCAGGAGGAATCATCCTTCCAGATACTGCTAAAGAAGAGTCTCAAATTGGAGAAGTTATTGCAGTAGGAGAGGGAAGACTCCTTGAGAACGGAGAAATCAGACCTCTCAAAGTTAAAGAGGGAGATAAGGTCCTCTTCAGTAAGTACGCTGGAAATGAAGTTAAGATTGACGGTGAAGAGCTCCTCGTAATAAGGGAAGAAGACATCCTAGCAATCGTTGAAGAGTAA
- a CDS encoding response regulator — protein sequence MMKVLIVDDEKTIRETLKEILEEEGYQVFTEEVGSKVVERVKELQPNLIILDLFLPGISGMEVLKKLNEEGLTEKIPVVIVSGHGTVETAVKAMKLKAYDFIEKPIKYEKFLSAVEGALKREVKLENEKTVSELTNLPLKRAKEEFEKAYIKEILKKFNGDLKRAAAFMEIDISNLYRKLNKYGFHQ from the coding sequence ATGATGAAAGTTCTAATAGTTGACGATGAGAAAACTATAAGGGAAACCCTTAAGGAGATTTTAGAGGAAGAAGGGTATCAGGTCTTTACAGAGGAAGTTGGAAGTAAAGTTGTTGAGAGAGTAAAGGAGCTCCAGCCCAACCTAATAATCTTAGACCTGTTCCTTCCAGGAATATCGGGAATGGAAGTATTAAAAAAGTTAAACGAAGAAGGACTAACTGAGAAAATTCCGGTAGTTATAGTGTCTGGACACGGAACGGTGGAAACTGCAGTAAAAGCCATGAAGTTAAAGGCCTACGACTTTATAGAAAAACCGATAAAGTACGAAAAGTTCTTAAGTGCCGTTGAGGGGGCTCTTAAGAGAGAGGTCAAACTTGAGAATGAAAAGACCGTTTCAGAACTTACAAACCTTCCCCTAAAGAGGGCAAAGGAGGAGTTTGAGAAGGCCTATATAAAGGAAATCCTAAAGAAGTTTAACGGAGACTTAAAGAGAGCAGCAGCCTTCATGGAAATAGACATATCAAACCTCTACAGAAAACTTAACAAGTATGGCTTCCATCAGTGA
- the rsmA gene encoding 16S rRNA (adenine(1518)-N(6)/adenine(1519)-N(6))-dimethyltransferase RsmA: MRLKKSLGQHFLKDKGVIKRIVDAGGIGPEDRVVEIGPGGGALTEEILKRNPLELYLVEIDPDWAEYLKNRFGDRVKVFNADATTFDFSSLGENLKFFGNLPYNVSTRIIRNLLDHRKVMKRGVFMVQDEVADRLTATSGKEYGYLPALLQNFFRIKKLFKVPPKAFVPPPKVMSAVFEMEPTGFNMEEGELLAFENFLKKAFSMRRKKLKKNLGIKKFPPPFSGLEEKRAEEISPKTFFELFRALYLNKGGL; the protein is encoded by the coding sequence TTGAGGCTTAAGAAGAGCTTGGGCCAGCACTTTTTAAAGGATAAGGGAGTTATAAAGAGGATAGTTGACGCCGGAGGTATAGGTCCCGAAGACAGGGTTGTTGAAATCGGGCCCGGCGGAGGGGCCCTAACTGAGGAGATTTTAAAGAGGAACCCTTTAGAGCTCTACCTTGTTGAGATTGACCCAGATTGGGCAGAGTACTTAAAGAATAGGTTCGGTGATAGGGTTAAAGTCTTTAACGCCGATGCTACGACATTTGACTTTTCTTCCTTAGGAGAGAACCTAAAGTTCTTTGGAAATTTACCCTACAACGTTTCAACTAGGATAATCAGGAACCTTTTAGACCACAGGAAGGTAATGAAAAGAGGGGTTTTCATGGTTCAGGACGAGGTTGCCGACAGGTTAACTGCAACCTCTGGCAAGGAGTACGGCTACCTTCCTGCTCTCCTTCAGAACTTTTTCAGGATAAAGAAGCTCTTTAAAGTCCCTCCTAAGGCTTTTGTTCCTCCTCCAAAAGTTATGTCTGCCGTCTTTGAAATGGAGCCGACGGGCTTTAATATGGAGGAGGGGGAGCTCTTAGCATTTGAAAACTTCCTTAAAAAGGCCTTTTCAATGAGGAGGAAGAAACTAAAGAAGAACTTAGGAATAAAGAAATTTCCTCCTCCTTTTTCAGGGCTAGAAGAGAAGAGGGCTGAGGAAATTTCTCCAAAAACTTTTTTTGAACTCTTTAGGGCTCTGTATTTGAATAAAGGAGGCCTTTAG
- the hemG gene encoding protoporphyrinogen oxidase has product MKVAVIGGGISGLSTAFYLKRGGAAVKVFEKGERLGGKMRTVYEEGYIVETGPNGFLDGKPYTLNLVKALGIEEELYPSSDKSRKRFIYVNGKLVRLPEDPISFILSSILSPRGKLRLIGELLVPPKRDSQDETLAQFARRRLGEEALNRLLDPMVAGIFAGDPERMSLKAAFPAIYRLEKEYGGLIKGLIGKIKESKGKSSSGPAGPGGKLTSFKRGVSQLIEALESELKENVETGVSPKLRKEGEKWIVETKKGIEEFDAVVMSTPSYSAAEILSEVDEEISNLLSQIEYSPISVVALGFEKEGLEHDLDGFGFLVPREEGRKILGALWDSSVFPNRAPEGKALIRVMIGGARQPELALKSPKELVKIAVEELIEIMKIRRAPEFIKVFRHERGIPHYTLGHSERVERIFNRAREIGGLYFCNNTYTGVGVNDCTKAAEETAEEILKNR; this is encoded by the coding sequence ATGAAAGTTGCGGTAATCGGAGGAGGAATTTCGGGACTATCAACCGCCTTCTACCTTAAAAGGGGCGGTGCAGCAGTCAAGGTCTTTGAGAAAGGGGAGAGATTAGGCGGAAAGATGAGAACAGTTTACGAGGAGGGCTACATAGTTGAAACCGGCCCAAACGGTTTCTTAGATGGGAAACCTTACACTTTAAACCTCGTAAAGGCCCTTGGAATAGAGGAAGAGCTCTACCCAAGTTCAGATAAGTCAAGAAAAAGGTTTATCTACGTAAATGGAAAGCTGGTTAGACTACCTGAAGACCCGATATCATTTATTCTCTCTTCAATCCTATCCCCAAGGGGAAAGTTAAGGCTGATCGGAGAGCTCCTCGTTCCTCCGAAAAGGGACAGTCAGGATGAAACACTTGCCCAGTTTGCAAGGAGAAGGCTTGGGGAGGAAGCTCTAAATAGACTGCTTGACCCTATGGTTGCAGGGATCTTTGCAGGAGACCCTGAGAGAATGAGCCTTAAGGCCGCCTTTCCTGCAATTTATAGGCTTGAAAAGGAGTACGGAGGGCTGATTAAGGGCCTAATAGGAAAAATAAAAGAGTCTAAAGGTAAGAGTTCATCTGGACCTGCAGGACCAGGAGGGAAGTTAACCTCCTTTAAAAGGGGAGTGAGCCAGCTAATTGAAGCCCTTGAAAGTGAGCTGAAGGAAAACGTAGAAACAGGAGTTAGCCCTAAGCTCAGAAAAGAGGGTGAAAAGTGGATAGTTGAAACTAAAAAGGGAATTGAAGAGTTTGACGCCGTTGTAATGTCAACTCCTTCTTACTCAGCAGCAGAGATTTTAAGTGAAGTTGATGAAGAAATCAGTAACCTCCTCTCTCAAATTGAGTACTCTCCAATATCCGTTGTCGCTTTAGGCTTTGAAAAAGAGGGCTTAGAGCACGACCTTGACGGCTTTGGATTCCTCGTTCCAAGGGAGGAAGGAAGGAAAATACTTGGAGCTCTATGGGACAGCTCAGTCTTTCCAAACAGAGCTCCAGAGGGAAAGGCCCTGATAAGGGTAATGATCGGTGGAGCCCGCCAGCCGGAGCTTGCCCTTAAAAGTCCTAAAGAACTTGTAAAGATTGCAGTAGAAGAGCTAATAGAGATAATGAAGATAAGGAGAGCTCCTGAGTTTATTAAAGTATTTAGGCACGAAAGGGGAATTCCCCACTACACACTTGGACACTCAGAGAGGGTTGAAAGGATTTTCAACAGAGCAAGGGAAATAGGTGGATTATACTTCTGCAACAACACCTACACAGGCGTTGGAGTTAACGACTGTACTAAGGCAGCTGAGGAAACTGCAGAAGAAATCTTAAAAAACAGATAG
- the dnaX gene encoding DNA polymerase III subunit gamma/tau — MSYRAIPRKYRPQSFSQVIGQEFITETLKNAIKSGRLSHAYIFAGPRGVGKTTTARIIAKAVNCENLIDGEPCNQCSQCIEIAKGSHPDVIEVDAASNRGIDQIRELRESVHYLPARGKKKVYIIDEFHMLTKEAFNALLKTLEEPPEHALFILATTEIDKIPPTILSRCQKFIFRRIPEELMVKTLSQICEKEKVEYEEEALRLIALSSEGCVRDAESLLEQAIALGNGRVETKKVSEFLGILTGREVRELLRLGFKGDKTELFKKLKKLEEEGYNPVFVVKQLLEVTEKEFMNPTELTEEESIAAFKILSQGYREISKHPYPYTALLFYLYKLSYFKEVKKLTELLEGGVKIEVPTQEGKQAEKKTKNETLEAFIEKRIDEGSFVRVLPVSKLAYKILKEREQELEESIGKPVKIEEPKESERRKEPSEESKRIISKIVKELEAKVLLVKVKDDESSNS; from the coding sequence ATGAGCTATAGAGCAATTCCGAGGAAGTATAGGCCTCAGTCCTTCAGTCAGGTAATAGGTCAGGAGTTTATTACCGAAACATTAAAGAACGCTATAAAGAGCGGTAGGCTCTCCCACGCTTATATCTTTGCAGGCCCAAGGGGAGTAGGAAAGACGACAACTGCAAGGATAATTGCAAAGGCAGTTAACTGTGAGAACCTTATAGATGGAGAGCCTTGTAATCAGTGTTCCCAGTGCATAGAGATAGCGAAAGGTTCACACCCAGACGTTATTGAAGTAGACGCTGCAAGTAACAGGGGTATTGACCAGATAAGGGAACTGAGAGAATCTGTTCACTACCTCCCTGCAAGGGGAAAGAAAAAAGTCTACATAATTGATGAGTTTCACATGCTCACGAAGGAGGCCTTTAATGCCCTCCTTAAGACGCTGGAGGAACCTCCTGAGCATGCTCTGTTTATCCTAGCTACAACAGAAATTGACAAGATTCCTCCGACAATCCTTTCAAGGTGTCAGAAGTTCATATTTAGAAGGATTCCTGAAGAGTTAATGGTAAAAACCCTATCCCAAATATGTGAGAAGGAAAAGGTTGAGTACGAAGAGGAAGCTTTAAGGTTAATAGCCCTCTCAAGTGAAGGTTGCGTTAGGGATGCAGAAAGCCTCCTTGAACAGGCAATAGCCCTTGGAAACGGTAGAGTTGAAACTAAGAAAGTCTCTGAGTTCCTCGGTATATTAACGGGAAGGGAAGTTAGAGAACTTCTAAGGTTAGGATTTAAAGGGGATAAGACGGAACTCTTTAAGAAACTGAAGAAGCTAGAGGAGGAAGGGTATAACCCTGTTTTCGTAGTTAAACAGCTTTTAGAAGTAACAGAAAAGGAATTTATGAACCCAACCGAACTAACAGAGGAAGAGAGCATTGCCGCCTTTAAGATACTCTCCCAAGGGTATAGGGAAATCTCAAAACACCCCTATCCCTACACCGCCCTCCTCTTTTACCTCTATAAGCTTTCCTACTTTAAAGAGGTCAAGAAGTTAACTGAACTTTTAGAGGGTGGAGTAAAAATAGAAGTTCCAACACAGGAAGGAAAACAGGCGGAAAAAAAAACTAAAAACGAGACTTTAGAGGCCTTTATTGAGAAAAGGATTGATGAAGGAAGTTTTGTTAGAGTCCTTCCAGTAAGCAAGCTTGCCTACAAAATTTTGAAAGAGAGAGAGCAGGAACTTGAAGAGTCCATAGGTAAACCGGTTAAAATAGAAGAACCTAAAGAAAGCGAGAGGAGAAAAGAACCGTCAGAGGAGTCAAAACGGATTATAAGTAAGATAGTTAAAGAACTTGAGGCAAAAGTTCTACTTGTAAAGGTTAAGGATGATGAAAGTTCTAATAGTTGA
- a CDS encoding plasma-membrane proton-efflux P-type ATPase yields MAIIDEYKNKSVEETIRELETNLETGLTEEEVEKRLKKYGFNEIPEKEEPLWHRIFRRFWGPIPWMIETAAVLSALVKKWEDFVIIVILLLVNAVVDFWQEHKAISALKVLKQKLARKAIVLRDGKWIEIDVKYLVPGDIIKLKIGDIVPADVKLVGEGFILLDQSALTGESLPVTKKKGDVAYANSVVKRGETIAVVVATGLNTYFGRTVQLVAKAEREQRSHFQEMVIKVGNFLIIIALIVVAVMVIVELMRGADKIELLRFALVLTVASIPVALPAVLTVTMAVGALNLARKQVIVSRLTAIEELAGVDVLCSDKTGTLTKNKMTVSQPFTLGNFKVETLMLYAALASKEENRDPIEIPIFEWLKEKGLYSRLKECRQLSFVPFDPVRKRTEAEVECNGERLVITKGAPQVIAELSDLGKEERKNYFKKVEEFAENGFRTIAVAFKRPDEKKFHVVGLIPFFDPPREDSREALEKAKELGVEVKMVTGDNIAIARYIAKLLGIGEKIVSARELRGEEESYKEYLILAQVIAKAIMEVEGKSEKEAEEKAQRVVELVKKELKNLPLPKGAVRRHESEIIKLIEEANGFAEVFPEDKYFIVDKLQKAGHIVGMTGDGVNDAPALRKADCGIAVHNATDAARAAADLVLLKPGLRVIVDGFQIARQIFGRMQAYTIYRIAETIRVIGFMGLSIIFFQIYPVTAIMIIILALLNDIPILAIAYDRVKTSKKPVRWDMYEINVMSFYLGIAGVISSFVLLFLLLNYWKLPMDVIQTIVFLKLAVKGHGTLYNARIMDHLWKKPWPSPILWAATYSTRVIGTLIGVYGFNLLTPVGWGWALFIWGYALTWLLINDYVKLFVWKMYKEKKFMFAPGHFKLLRKVFSA; encoded by the coding sequence ATGGCGATAATTGATGAGTATAAGAATAAGTCTGTTGAGGAAACCATAAGAGAACTTGAGACCAACTTAGAAACCGGCTTAACGGAAGAAGAAGTTGAGAAAAGGCTTAAGAAGTACGGCTTCAACGAAATTCCCGAAAAAGAGGAACCCCTCTGGCATAGGATATTCAGAAGGTTTTGGGGACCAATCCCCTGGATGATTGAAACTGCAGCAGTTCTATCTGCACTAGTTAAAAAGTGGGAAGACTTTGTAATAATAGTTATCCTCTTGCTGGTTAATGCAGTAGTTGACTTTTGGCAGGAACACAAAGCAATATCTGCCCTAAAAGTTCTTAAACAGAAACTGGCAAGAAAGGCCATTGTCCTTAGAGACGGAAAGTGGATTGAGATAGACGTTAAATACCTGGTTCCTGGAGACATAATCAAGCTAAAAATTGGAGATATTGTTCCTGCAGACGTAAAGCTGGTCGGAGAAGGTTTTATTCTCCTTGACCAATCTGCCCTAACGGGAGAGTCCTTACCGGTAACCAAAAAGAAGGGCGATGTAGCCTACGCCAATTCAGTAGTAAAAAGGGGAGAAACTATAGCTGTTGTAGTTGCAACGGGGCTCAATACTTACTTTGGAAGGACAGTTCAGCTCGTAGCAAAAGCTGAAAGGGAACAGAGGTCCCACTTTCAAGAAATGGTAATAAAGGTTGGAAACTTCCTGATAATAATCGCCTTAATAGTTGTAGCAGTAATGGTAATTGTTGAACTAATGAGGGGAGCAGACAAAATAGAGCTCCTCCGTTTTGCCCTCGTTCTAACAGTAGCATCAATTCCGGTTGCCCTCCCAGCCGTTCTCACAGTAACCATGGCAGTAGGAGCTCTCAATTTAGCAAGGAAACAGGTAATTGTAAGTAGGCTAACGGCAATTGAGGAACTTGCCGGAGTTGATGTCCTCTGCAGTGATAAGACGGGAACTCTAACGAAAAATAAGATGACAGTATCTCAACCTTTTACTTTGGGAAACTTTAAAGTAGAGACTTTAATGCTCTACGCAGCACTTGCCTCTAAAGAGGAAAACAGAGACCCGATTGAGATACCAATATTTGAGTGGCTAAAGGAAAAGGGGTTGTACAGCAGATTAAAAGAGTGCAGACAGCTCTCGTTCGTTCCGTTTGATCCTGTAAGGAAAAGGACCGAAGCAGAGGTTGAGTGTAACGGAGAGAGGTTAGTAATAACTAAGGGAGCTCCCCAGGTTATAGCAGAGCTCTCAGACTTAGGTAAAGAAGAGAGAAAGAATTACTTTAAGAAAGTTGAAGAGTTTGCAGAAAACGGATTTAGAACAATAGCAGTTGCATTTAAAAGGCCAGATGAGAAGAAGTTCCACGTAGTTGGCCTAATCCCCTTCTTTGACCCTCCAAGGGAAGACTCAAGAGAAGCGCTAGAGAAGGCTAAGGAGCTTGGAGTAGAAGTTAAGATGGTAACTGGAGACAACATAGCAATAGCAAGGTACATAGCCAAACTCCTTGGAATAGGCGAGAAAATAGTAAGCGCAAGGGAGCTTAGAGGAGAGGAGGAGAGCTACAAGGAATACTTAATCCTTGCTCAAGTAATTGCAAAAGCAATTATGGAAGTTGAAGGAAAGAGCGAAAAGGAGGCAGAAGAAAAGGCTCAAAGGGTAGTAGAGCTTGTTAAAAAAGAATTGAAAAACCTCCCTCTACCAAAAGGAGCAGTAAGGAGGCACGAGTCTGAGATAATAAAACTGATTGAAGAGGCAAACGGTTTTGCAGAAGTATTTCCAGAGGATAAGTACTTCATAGTTGACAAACTTCAGAAGGCCGGCCACATAGTAGGAATGACGGGAGACGGAGTAAACGACGCTCCAGCCCTAAGGAAAGCAGACTGTGGAATTGCAGTCCACAACGCAACAGACGCTGCAAGAGCTGCTGCAGATTTAGTTCTCTTAAAACCAGGTTTAAGAGTAATAGTTGACGGCTTTCAAATAGCAAGGCAGATATTTGGAAGGATGCAGGCTTATACCATTTACAGAATTGCAGAAACAATTAGAGTTATAGGCTTCATGGGGCTTTCTATTATCTTCTTCCAGATATACCCCGTTACTGCAATAATGATTATTATCTTAGCGCTCTTAAACGATATACCAATCTTAGCCATAGCCTACGATAGGGTTAAAACATCTAAAAAGCCAGTCAGATGGGACATGTATGAGATAAACGTTATGTCATTCTACCTTGGAATAGCAGGAGTTATCTCTTCTTTCGTTCTCCTATTCCTACTCTTAAATTACTGGAAGTTACCCATGGACGTTATTCAGACAATAGTATTTTTAAAACTCGCAGTTAAAGGCCACGGAACTCTTTACAACGCAAGGATTATGGATCACCTTTGGAAAAAGCCTTGGCCCTCTCCTATCCTCTGGGCTGCAACTTACTCTACAAGGGTAATAGGAACGTTAATTGGAGTTTATGGCTTTAACTTACTAACCCCTGTTGGCTGGGGATGGGCACTCTTTATCTGGGGATACGCCTTAACTTGGCTCTTAATAAACGACTACGTTAAACTCTTCGTCTGGAAAATGTACAAGGAGAAAAAGTTCATGTTCGCCCCCGGACACTTTAAACTGCTCAGGAAGGTATTCTCAGCTTAA
- the groL gene encoding chaperonin GroEL (60 kDa chaperone family; promotes refolding of misfolded polypeptides especially under stressful conditions; forms two stacked rings of heptamers to form a barrel-shaped 14mer; ends can be capped by GroES; misfolded proteins enter the barrel where they are refolded when GroES binds) — protein sequence MAGKEIVFGNEARQKIKAGVDKLANAVKATMGPGGRNVVLERKFGSPVVTKDGVTVAKEIELTDPVENLGAQLVKEVAQKTADKAGDGTTTATVLAQAIYGDGLKFITAGDNAIEVKRGIDEAVKVIVDEIKKIAKPVETKEQIAQVATISANYDREIGELIAEAMDKVGKEGVITVEEAKGLETTLEVVEGMQFDRGYLSPYFVTDPEKMECVLEKPYILIYGKKISNIRELLPVLEQVAREGRPLLIIAEDVEGEALATLVVNKLRGTLQVCAVKAPGFGERRKAMLQDIAILTGGTAILEDLGIKLENVTLDMLGEADKVVVDKEHTTIIGGKGKPEDIEARIKQIKAELEKATSEYDKEKLQERLAKLAGGVAIIKVGAATEAELKEKKARVEDALHATRAAVEEGIVPGGGTALLAAAMKLDDLAKELDEKGEIDKKHGVEIVKKAVEAPLRQIADNAGYAGQVIVEKVKELIKEKGVEWGFNARKGEFENLVEAGVIDPAKVERIAIQNAASAAGLLLTTEATVTEIPEKEEKTPGGGMPEF from the coding sequence ATGGCTGGAAAAGAGATCGTATTCGGAAATGAAGCAAGGCAGAAAATAAAGGCTGGTGTAGATAAACTTGCAAACGCAGTTAAAGCTACAATGGGTCCTGGTGGTAGGAACGTTGTCCTTGAGAGGAAGTTTGGTTCTCCCGTAGTAACAAAGGACGGTGTTACCGTTGCTAAAGAGATTGAACTAACAGACCCTGTTGAAAACCTCGGTGCTCAGCTCGTTAAGGAGGTTGCTCAGAAAACCGCCGACAAGGCTGGTGACGGAACAACAACAGCTACAGTTCTCGCTCAGGCAATCTACGGAGACGGACTCAAGTTTATCACAGCCGGCGACAACGCCATTGAAGTTAAGAGGGGAATTGACGAGGCTGTTAAGGTAATCGTTGATGAGATTAAGAAGATCGCTAAGCCTGTAGAGACCAAGGAGCAAATTGCTCAGGTAGCTACAATCTCTGCAAACTACGATAGGGAAATCGGTGAACTCATCGCCGAGGCTATGGACAAAGTCGGAAAAGAGGGCGTTATCACAGTTGAAGAGGCTAAAGGTCTTGAGACAACCCTTGAAGTTGTTGAAGGTATGCAGTTTGATAGGGGTTACCTATCTCCATACTTTGTAACCGATCCTGAGAAGATGGAGTGTGTTCTTGAAAAGCCATACATCCTAATCTACGGAAAGAAAATCAGCAACATTAGGGAGCTCCTACCTGTACTTGAGCAGGTAGCAAGGGAAGGAAGGCCACTCCTCATCATCGCTGAAGATGTAGAGGGTGAAGCCCTTGCAACTCTCGTTGTCAACAAGCTAAGGGGTACTCTCCAAGTATGCGCTGTTAAAGCGCCTGGATTTGGTGAGAGAAGGAAAGCAATGCTCCAGGATATTGCAATCCTCACAGGGGGAACTGCAATCCTTGAAGACCTTGGAATCAAGCTTGAGAACGTAACACTTGATATGCTTGGTGAAGCTGACAAGGTAGTTGTTGATAAAGAGCACACAACAATCATCGGCGGTAAGGGTAAGCCTGAAGACATTGAAGCAAGGATCAAGCAGATCAAAGCTGAGCTTGAAAAGGCTACATCTGAGTACGATAAGGAGAAGCTGCAAGAAAGGCTTGCTAAGCTTGCCGGTGGTGTAGCAATCATTAAAGTAGGTGCCGCTACTGAGGCTGAGCTTAAGGAGAAGAAGGCTCGTGTTGAGGACGCCCTCCACGCTACAAGGGCGGCTGTTGAGGAAGGAATCGTTCCTGGTGGTGGAACAGCTCTCCTTGCAGCTGCAATGAAGCTTGACGACCTTGCAAAAGAGCTTGACGAGAAGGGTGAAATTGACAAGAAGCACGGTGTTGAGATCGTTAAGAAGGCAGTTGAAGCTCCACTAAGGCAAATTGCAGATAACGCAGGATACGCCGGCCAAGTTATCGTTGAGAAAGTTAAAGAGCTCATCAAGGAAAAAGGTGTTGAGTGGGGCTTCAACGCAAGGAAGGGCGAATTTGAAAACCTCGTTGAAGCCGGTGTAATTGACCCTGCTAAGGTTGAAAGGATTGCTATCCAGAACGCTGCATCTGCAGCAGGACTACTCCTCACAACAGAGGCTACTGTAACTGAAATACCTGAGAAAGAGGAGAAGACTCCAGGCGGCGGAATGCCTGAGTTCTAA
- the purB gene encoding adenylosuccinate lyase: MIARYTLPEMGKIWDEQNKLRNWLKVEVAAAESWAELGKIPKEAVEKIKEKVKPYLEGEKEFDTKRIAEIEEVTNHDVIAFLTYIKEIVGDEAKYLHFGMTSSDMLDTAFALQIKQAGELLLKDIERVMEAIKKRAFEHKNTVMIGRTHGIHAEPITFGLKLAIWYDEMRRNYERLKAAVKRAAVGKISGAVGTFANIDPRVEEMTCKKLGIDYAKASNQVVQRDRHAEFLNALALTASSIEKFATEIRHLQRTEVREVEEPFRKGQKGSSAMPHKRNPILSERLCGLARVVRSASIVGMENVPLWHERDISHSSTERTVFPDACIALDYMLQKFANLMENLIVYPENMLKNLNLLKGLIFSQRVLLTLIEKGGLTREEAYAIVQENAMRVWNEGVEFKELLKKDERVRKVLTEEEIEEIFDLSYHTKNVDYIFKRVFGEA; the protein is encoded by the coding sequence ATGATAGCCCGCTATACCTTACCTGAGATGGGGAAAATCTGGGACGAACAGAATAAGTTGAGGAACTGGTTGAAAGTTGAAGTTGCTGCAGCTGAAAGCTGGGCAGAGCTCGGGAAAATACCTAAAGAGGCCGTTGAGAAAATAAAGGAAAAGGTTAAACCCTACCTTGAGGGGGAGAAGGAATTTGACACAAAGAGAATTGCAGAGATTGAGGAGGTTACAAACCACGACGTTATAGCCTTCTTAACCTACATAAAGGAAATAGTGGGGGACGAGGCAAAGTACCTCCACTTTGGAATGACCTCGTCAGACATGCTTGATACCGCCTTTGCTCTCCAGATTAAGCAGGCGGGGGAACTCCTACTTAAAGACATTGAAAGGGTAATGGAGGCCATAAAGAAAAGGGCCTTTGAGCATAAAAATACTGTAATGATTGGAAGAACCCACGGAATCCACGCCGAGCCCATAACTTTCGGCCTGAAGCTGGCAATCTGGTACGACGAGATGAGAAGAAACTACGAGAGGCTAAAGGCTGCAGTTAAGAGGGCTGCAGTTGGAAAGATTTCTGGAGCAGTTGGAACTTTTGCAAACATTGACCCGAGAGTTGAGGAGATGACCTGCAAAAAGCTTGGAATAGACTACGCAAAGGCTTCAAACCAGGTAGTTCAGAGAGATAGGCACGCAGAGTTCCTAAACGCCCTTGCTCTAACTGCTTCATCAATTGAGAAGTTCGCTACCGAAATAAGGCACCTCCAGAGGACTGAAGTTAGGGAAGTTGAAGAACCCTTCAGGAAGGGACAGAAGGGCTCCTCTGCAATGCCCCACAAGAGAAATCCAATACTCTCAGAGAGGCTCTGCGGCCTTGCAAGGGTGGTAAGGAGTGCCTCAATAGTAGGAATGGAGAACGTTCCACTTTGGCATGAAAGGGACATCTCCCACTCATCAACTGAGAGAACAGTCTTCCCAGACGCCTGTATAGCCCTTGACTACATGCTCCAGAAATTCGCAAACCTAATGGAAAACCTCATCGTTTACCCTGAGAATATGCTTAAGAACCTTAACCTCCTGAAAGGTTTAATCTTCTCCCAAAGGGTTCTTCTAACTTTAATTGAGAAGGGAGGACTAACGAGAGAGGAGGCCTACGCTATAGTTCAGGAAAACGCAATGAGAGTATGGAACGAGGGAGTAGAGTTTAAGGAGCTCCTCAAGAAGGACGAAAGGGTCAGGAAGGTTCTAACAGAAGAGGAAATTGAGGAAATTTTTGACCTTTCATACCACACAAAAAACGTTGACTACATCTTTAAAAGAGTCTTCGGGGAGGCCTAA